The following are encoded together in the Acidobacteriota bacterium genome:
- the rocD gene encoding ornithine--oxo-acid transaminase, which yields MKPTELEARYGARNYAPLDIVIDRAEGVWVWDLDGRRYLDCLAAYSAVNQGHCHPRIVEALIRQSRKVAVTSRAFHNAELGAFFRDVCELTGFERALPMNTGAEAVETAIKLARKWAYTRKGVPPGEAEILAFANNFHGRTTTIVGFSSEAQYRDGFGPFTPGFELLPFGDASAARAAVGPNTAAVLVEPIQGEGGIVVPPDGFLAELRDVCSERNALLIVDEIQSGLGRTGRMFAHEHDGIRPDVMLLGKALSGGLYPVSVVVADTEIMDVFQPGDHGSTYGGNPVGAAVARAALAVLQDERLVENSARLGEYALGRLRSVRSPLVREIRGRGLWIGIELHESAGGARPYCEKLARQGLLCKETHDHVIRFAPPLVIGREELDWALDRIEEVLTA from the coding sequence GTGAAGCCGACGGAACTGGAAGCGCGATACGGCGCCCGGAACTACGCGCCGCTGGACATAGTGATCGACCGCGCCGAGGGCGTTTGGGTCTGGGACCTTGACGGTCGCCGCTACCTCGACTGCCTCGCCGCCTACTCGGCGGTCAACCAGGGGCACTGCCATCCCCGGATCGTTGAGGCCCTGATCCGGCAGAGCCGGAAGGTGGCGGTCACTTCGCGGGCCTTCCACAACGCCGAACTCGGGGCGTTCTTTCGGGATGTCTGCGAACTGACCGGCTTCGAGCGGGCGCTGCCGATGAACACCGGTGCCGAGGCGGTCGAGACCGCGATCAAGCTGGCCAGGAAGTGGGCCTACACGCGCAAGGGCGTGCCTCCCGGCGAGGCCGAGATCCTGGCGTTCGCCAACAACTTCCACGGTCGCACGACGACGATCGTGGGCTTTTCGAGCGAAGCGCAGTATCGCGATGGTTTCGGTCCATTCACGCCCGGTTTCGAGCTGCTGCCCTTCGGTGACGCCTCCGCGGCAAGAGCGGCGGTGGGTCCGAACACGGCGGCCGTGCTGGTCGAGCCGATTCAGGGCGAGGGCGGAATCGTCGTACCGCCGGACGGTTTCCTTGCTGAACTGCGCGACGTGTGCAGCGAGCGGAACGCGCTCCTGATCGTTGATGAGATTCAGTCCGGCCTGGGGCGTACGGGACGGATGTTCGCGCACGAGCACGACGGCATCCGGCCGGACGTGATGCTGCTCGGCAAAGCGCTCTCCGGCGGTCTGTATCCCGTGTCGGTGGTCGTGGCGGACACTGAGATCATGGACGTGTTCCAGCCAGGCGATCATGGTTCCACCTATGGCGGCAATCCGGTAGGGGCGGCGGTCGCGCGCGCCGCGCTCGCTGTCCTGCAGGACGAGAGATTGGTCGAGAACTCGGCCCGTCTCGGCGAGTACGCTCTGGGGCGGTTGCGGAGCGTCCGCTCACCGCTGGTGCGCGAGATCCGTGGCCGCGGACTGTGGATCGGAATCGAACTCCATGAATCCGCCGGCGGGGCCCGTCCGTATTGCGAGAAACTGGCGAGGCAGGGACTGCTGTGCAAGGAGACACACGATCACGTGATTCGGTTCGCGCCGCCCCTGGTGATCGGGCGGGAGGAACTCGACTGGGCGCTGGACCGCATCGAGGAAGTGTTGACGGCATGA
- a CDS encoding PH domain-containing protein → MTADAASAEPVAAPLRPETAADRVRAIRRPHPKLLRYYVLFSLITGPAFPVVFTILFLRYRTLRYRFDDEGVTMSWGAVFKREISLTYSRIQDIHVQSNAVERWLGLSRLLVQTASGSAKAEMKVEGLLELSAVRNFMYSRMRGARTAVPAATGALPAPPAGDDAAALASTLREIAREVGAIRSALERGR, encoded by the coding sequence ATGACGGCCGACGCGGCGAGCGCGGAGCCGGTCGCGGCGCCGCTTCGGCCCGAGACCGCCGCCGACCGGGTGCGGGCGATCCGCCGTCCCCATCCCAAGCTGCTGCGCTACTACGTCCTCTTCTCGCTGATCACCGGACCGGCGTTCCCCGTCGTCTTCACGATCCTGTTCCTGCGTTATCGCACGTTGAGGTATCGCTTCGACGACGAAGGCGTGACGATGAGTTGGGGCGCCGTGTTCAAGCGCGAGATCAGCCTCACCTACAGTCGCATCCAGGACATCCACGTGCAGAGCAACGCGGTCGAGCGCTGGCTCGGCCTTTCGCGCCTGCTGGTCCAGACCGCGAGCGGTTCGGCGAAGGCCGAGATGAAGGTCGAAGGCCTGCTGGAGCTGTCGGCGGTCCGCAACTTCATGTACAGCCGGATGCGTGGCGCGCGGACGGCAGTGCCGGCCGCCACCGGCGCGCTTCCCGCTCCCCCTGCCGGGGACGATGCCGCCGCTCTCGCCTCGACTCTCCGGGAGATCGCCCGCGAAGTCGGGGCAATCCGGAGCGCACTGGAGCGCGGGCGATGA
- a CDS encoding PH domain-containing protein has product MTTGSSEGAPSGRMPAGLKRLLLRLFRVDERPEPPPGSPESLRTFRASPRFFWYSLLKWGLGQAGALFGLVVSTLGFLPFAFWVSDEGFEFLDIGPWTDFTRALGPLLFVLFFVQLVGSLAVLRLGYEMRWYMVSDRALRIRYGIYSVREQTMTVVNIQNMAVKRGPLQRLFGIADLEIRTASGAGSDDDEDSLSRGLLQGLDNAEELRNLLLTSLRQSRDAGLGDPDDDAAGIVVEGERVVEAAATWARDDAARPPSSGGAGDESVLAAARQLLAECRELRAAVGRAEG; this is encoded by the coding sequence ATGACGACCGGCAGCAGCGAAGGCGCGCCCAGCGGCCGGATGCCGGCGGGCCTGAAGCGTTTGCTGCTGCGGTTGTTCCGAGTCGACGAGCGGCCCGAGCCTCCACCCGGATCGCCGGAGTCTCTGCGCACCTTTCGCGCCTCGCCGCGGTTCTTCTGGTACAGCCTGCTCAAGTGGGGTCTGGGACAGGCGGGCGCGCTGTTCGGCCTGGTCGTGTCGACGCTCGGCTTTCTGCCGTTCGCGTTCTGGGTGTCGGACGAGGGCTTCGAGTTCCTGGACATTGGGCCGTGGACCGACTTCACCAGGGCGTTGGGGCCGCTTCTGTTCGTCCTGTTCTTCGTCCAGTTGGTGGGGTCTCTCGCCGTGTTGCGCCTGGGCTACGAGATGCGCTGGTACATGGTCAGCGACCGGGCCCTTCGCATCCGCTACGGCATCTACAGCGTCAGGGAGCAGACGATGACGGTCGTGAACATCCAGAACATGGCGGTCAAACGCGGGCCGTTGCAGCGCCTGTTCGGGATCGCCGACCTGGAGATCCGTACCGCCAGCGGCGCCGGGTCGGACGACGACGAGGACAGCCTGAGCCGGGGCTTGTTGCAGGGTCTGGACAACGCGGAGGAGTTGCGCAACCTGCTGCTGACGTCGCTGCGGCAGAGCCGGGACGCCGGTCTGGGCGATCCCGACGACGATGCGGCCGGGATCGTCGTCGAGGGCGAGCGGGTCGTGGAGGCGGCCGCGACTTGGGCACGGGACGATGCCGCCAGGCCTCCTTCGTCCGGCGGTGCGGGCGACGAATCCGTTCTGGCCGCTGCCCGCCAACTGCTCGCCGAGTGCCGCGAGCTACGGGCGGCGGTCGGTCGGGCCGAGGGATGA
- a CDS encoding formamidopyrimidine-DNA glycosylase — MPELPDVEVYCEAIEQRVAGRELVRVRLRSPFLLRSVRPPLSEAEGRTVVSLRRVGKRVVFVLEGELFLAIHLMVAGRFRWAGPSAKVPGRVGLAAFDFGYGTLLLTEAGSKRRAAMHLVAGEDGLAALDRGGLEVLHAGPEAFRARLKEENHTLKRALIDPRLFSGIGNAYSDEILHRARLSPMRWTTRLSDEQVDRLYEASVAVLTEWTDRLRAEAGGRFPGKVTAFREGMAVHGRYREACPVCNAPVQRIVYAENECNYCSRCQTGGRLLADRALSRLLKKDWPRTVEELEERLGAAAGEPAG, encoded by the coding sequence ATGCCGGAGCTTCCCGACGTCGAGGTCTACTGCGAAGCGATCGAGCAACGGGTCGCGGGCCGCGAACTCGTCCGCGTCCGCCTCAGGAGCCCCTTCCTGCTCCGTTCCGTGCGCCCGCCGCTGTCCGAGGCCGAAGGTCGCACGGTCGTGTCCCTGCGTCGCGTCGGCAAGCGGGTCGTCTTCGTTCTGGAGGGGGAGCTGTTCCTCGCCATCCACCTGATGGTCGCCGGCCGGTTCCGCTGGGCAGGCCCGTCTGCGAAGGTGCCGGGCCGCGTGGGGCTGGCCGCGTTCGACTTCGGCTACGGCACGCTGCTGCTCACGGAAGCCGGGAGCAAGCGCAGAGCGGCGATGCACCTGGTCGCGGGTGAAGACGGGCTGGCTGCCCTGGACCGCGGCGGTCTGGAGGTGCTGCACGCCGGACCGGAGGCATTCAGGGCGCGCCTCAAGGAGGAGAACCACACGCTGAAGCGGGCGCTCATCGACCCCCGGCTGTTCAGCGGTATCGGCAACGCCTACTCGGACGAGATCCTGCATCGCGCGCGCCTGTCGCCGATGCGCTGGACCACCCGGCTCAGCGACGAGCAGGTCGATCGGCTGTACGAAGCCTCGGTCGCCGTCCTCACGGAATGGACAGACCGGCTGCGCGCCGAGGCGGGTGGCCGGTTTCCGGGAAAGGTGACGGCGTTCCGGGAGGGCATGGCGGTTCATGGCCGCTACCGCGAGGCCTGTCCCGTGTGCAATGCGCCGGTGCAGCGGATCGTGTATGCGGAGAACGAGTGCAACTACTGCTCGCGCTGCCAGACCGGTGGCCGGCTGCTCGCGGACCGGGCCCTCTCGCGCCTGCTGAAGAAGGACTGGCCGAGGACGGTCGAAGAACTGGAGGAGCGCCTGGGCGCGGCGGCCGGGGAGCCGGCCGGCTGA
- a CDS encoding TatD family hydrolase: MGGASELSGLTDCHAHLCDGSFAGDLGDVLARARDAGVDSVVAVGETRADAERNLELAETYPGVVRPTAGLYPTHLDPAEAERVAGLIRRERSRLAAIGEVGLDRWKVRDERDLAVQRGIFALFIDLSIELDLPLNVHSRSAGHYAVDLLRERGATRVQLHAFDGRAARAEPAVEAGYFFSVPPSVVRSPQKQKLVRRLPLSCLLLETDSPVLGPERHQRNEPANAVVSLTAIAQIKGLPVSEVAMAARENTARLYDQ, from the coding sequence ATGGGTGGAGCCTCGGAGTTGTCGGGCCTTACCGACTGTCATGCCCACCTCTGCGACGGCTCGTTCGCAGGCGATCTCGGCGACGTGCTTGCACGGGCCCGCGACGCCGGCGTCGACTCGGTCGTCGCAGTCGGCGAGACGCGCGCGGACGCGGAGCGGAACCTCGAGCTGGCCGAGACCTATCCCGGGGTCGTGCGACCGACCGCCGGCCTCTATCCGACCCATCTCGATCCGGCGGAAGCGGAACGGGTCGCCGGCCTGATCCGCCGGGAACGTTCTCGCCTGGCCGCCATCGGCGAGGTCGGCCTCGACCGCTGGAAGGTGCGCGACGAGCGCGACCTGGCGGTGCAGCGCGGGATCTTCGCGCTGTTCATCGACCTGTCCATCGAACTCGATCTGCCGCTCAACGTCCATTCGCGTTCCGCTGGTCACTATGCGGTCGATCTGCTACGGGAGCGCGGAGCGACGCGGGTGCAGCTCCACGCCTTCGACGGCCGCGCCGCGCGGGCCGAGCCGGCGGTGGAAGCGGGCTACTTCTTCTCCGTACCGCCTTCCGTCGTGCGTTCGCCGCAGAAGCAGAAACTCGTCCGGCGCCTGCCGCTGTCCTGCCTGCTGCTGGAGACGGACAGCCCTGTGCTGGGGCCGGAGCGACATCAGCGCAACGAACCGGCGAACGCGGTCGTGTCGCTCACGGCCATCGCGCAGATCAAGGGCCTGCCGGTGTCGGAAGTAGCCATGGCGGCGCGAGAGAACACGGCGCGGCTCTACGACCAGTAG
- a CDS encoding PKD domain-containing protein, translating to MQIIMESADREAGFWAYGFRVNELTFTVSAPAGDYTLVVTDVGYVNNEPYVLGLSAAAPDPPPGGGGPPGGGTPPPPEPEPPPPEPEPPPPPPPPPPPPPSRPPTAAFSVQGATCDADLCRALTGKALRFTDTSTGTVRFRRWEFGDGKTSRSGTPVHSWSSPGFREVTLEVSDGTSPSTARRMFLVEAAEPKGTCAVDAETLCLQDSRYEVRVEWQSPDGEIGAGRVVHAGTNDSGLFSFFDHDNWEMLVKVLDGCAANGHVWVFGGATTDLGYLIRVTDTVTGAVKEYRNEPGTPAAAIADVAAFTEGCRQ from the coding sequence GTGCAGATCATCATGGAGTCGGCTGATCGGGAGGCCGGCTTCTGGGCATACGGTTTCCGCGTCAACGAGTTGACGTTCACGGTGAGCGCGCCCGCTGGCGACTACACGTTGGTCGTGACCGATGTCGGCTATGTCAACAACGAGCCGTACGTTCTTGGCTTGAGTGCTGCCGCACCTGATCCTCCCCCGGGCGGCGGTGGCCCCCCGGGCGGTGGCACGCCGCCGCCGCCCGAACCCGAGCCGCCCCCGCCCGAGCCCGAGCCGCCCCCGCCCCCGCCCCCGCCCCCGCCCCCGCCCCCATCTCGACCTCCTACGGCGGCGTTCTCGGTGCAGGGTGCGACCTGCGACGCGGACCTCTGCCGCGCGCTGACCGGCAAGGCCCTGCGCTTCACCGACACGAGCACCGGGACCGTGCGGTTCCGTCGCTGGGAGTTCGGGGACGGCAAGACGTCGCGGTCCGGCACGCCGGTGCATTCCTGGTCGTCGCCGGGCTTTCGCGAAGTGACACTCGAGGTGAGCGACGGCACGTCGCCCTCCACGGCGCGGCGGATGTTTCTGGTCGAGGCCGCGGAACCGAAAGGGACGTGCGCCGTGGACGCGGAGACGTTGTGTCTTCAGGACTCGCGCTACGAGGTCCGGGTGGAGTGGCAGTCGCCCGACGGCGAGATCGGCGCGGGCCGCGTGGTCCATGCGGGGACGAACGACTCGGGGCTGTTCAGTTTCTTCGACCATGACAACTGGGAGATGCTGGTCAAGGTCCTGGACGGCTGCGCGGCGAACGGCCACGTTTGGGTGTTCGGCGGGGCGACGACGGACCTGGGTTACCTGATCCGGGTGACGGACACCGTGACCGGCGCGGTGAAGGAGTATCGCAACGAGCCGGGCACGCCGGCGGCCGCGATCGCCGACGTTGCGGCGTTTACCGAGGGTTGCAGGCAGTAG
- a CDS encoding PKD domain-containing protein → MTVSDQPLRIRIVDDDGEAVDCGEGWPSVGSGPPPAEPAPGPEPEPEPEPEPEPEPEPEPEPEPPPPPVPPVASFSVDMPCEDGLCRARTGGDVTFTDTSSGTVARRSWDFESTGRARSAKSVEHDWSSPGFYRATLTVEGAGAESTASRMFRVDAAEPAGSCVPGPETSCLQDSRYEVEVEWQGSDGGFSAARVVHAGTNDSGLFSFFDGDNWEMLIKVLDGCSINGHVWVYAASATSLPFELSITDTATGEVYRYSKGAEEFGALADPAAFENSCPAGR, encoded by the coding sequence GTGACCGTCAGCGATCAGCCGTTGCGGATCAGGATCGTCGACGACGATGGTGAAGCGGTCGACTGCGGGGAAGGCTGGCCCTCGGTTGGCAGCGGTCCACCTCCGGCCGAGCCCGCGCCCGGGCCGGAGCCCGAACCCGAACCGGAACCAGAACCAGAGCCGGAACCCGAACCAGAGCCGGAACCCGAACCTCCTCCGCCCCCGGTGCCGCCGGTGGCGTCGTTCAGCGTCGACATGCCCTGCGAGGACGGCCTGTGCCGCGCCCGGACGGGCGGCGACGTGACGTTCACCGACACGAGTTCGGGCACCGTGGCGCGGCGCTCCTGGGACTTCGAGTCCACGGGCAGGGCACGGTCCGCGAAGAGCGTCGAGCATGACTGGTCCTCGCCGGGCTTCTACCGCGCGACGCTGACGGTCGAGGGCGCCGGCGCCGAGTCGACGGCGTCGCGGATGTTCCGGGTGGATGCGGCCGAGCCGGCCGGGAGCTGCGTCCCGGGGCCGGAGACGTCCTGCCTGCAGGACTCGCGCTACGAGGTCGAGGTGGAGTGGCAGGGGTCGGACGGCGGGTTCAGCGCGGCCCGCGTGGTGCATGCGGGCACGAACGACTCGGGGCTGTTCAGTTTCTTCGACGGCGACAACTGGGAGATGCTGATCAAGGTCCTGGACGGTTGCTCGATCAACGGCCACGTCTGGGTGTACGCGGCTTCGGCGACGTCCCTGCCGTTCGAGCTGTCGATCACGGACACGGCGACCGGCGAGGTGTACCGCTACTCGAAGGGCGCGGAGGAGTTCGGGGCGCTGGCCGACCCGGCGGCCTTCGAGAACTCCTGCCCGGCCGGGCGCTAG
- a CDS encoding PKD domain-containing protein produces MTTRPNRSTRTRHLRWTPGWLPHAGLLVILLGSASSAWPQDTTPPGLMRTSEYNSSSGTWILFINERLDMDSTPAKEAFQFQICSVDWSLSGVRVGSYGPFSDNRGRSLELTLSPIPTLEQERQPWRLVYTPPSENPLQDLAGNLMPAFDRSSRSTNQLACGSPPGGGPRPPEPPPPQPEPQPEPEPEPEPEPEPPPPPPPPPVPPEAAFAVDAPCADGLCRAATSEEVTFTDTSSGTVARRSWDFGVPGGRAPSAATVRHAWSSPGFHEVTLTVGGADHESIASRVFLVEAADPAGACEPDGETICLQDSRYQVRATWSDADGETQPARAVRAGTNDSGLLWFHDTENWEALVKVLDGCAINGADWVFAASATTLGFRIEVTDTVTAEVREYSNEPGRQADAVADTAAFTGRCASR; encoded by the coding sequence ATGACTACAAGACCGAACCGCTCGACTCGAACTCGACACCTGCGTTGGACGCCGGGCTGGCTGCCTCATGCCGGTCTGCTGGTGATCCTCCTGGGCTCGGCGTCGTCCGCATGGCCGCAGGACACGACGCCGCCTGGGTTGATGCGAACTTCCGAGTACAACAGCTCGAGCGGAACCTGGATCCTCTTCATCAACGAGCGGCTCGACATGGACTCGACGCCGGCGAAAGAGGCCTTCCAGTTCCAGATATGCAGCGTTGACTGGAGTCTGAGCGGCGTGCGCGTCGGGAGCTACGGCCCGTTCTCGGACAACCGCGGTCGTTCGCTCGAGTTGACCCTGAGTCCGATTCCGACACTGGAGCAGGAACGCCAACCTTGGAGGCTGGTCTACACGCCGCCTTCGGAGAACCCGCTCCAGGATCTCGCGGGCAACCTCATGCCGGCCTTTGACAGGTCTTCTCGAAGTACCAACCAACTCGCCTGCGGCAGTCCTCCTGGCGGCGGTCCGCGGCCACCGGAACCGCCGCCGCCGCAACCCGAGCCGCAACCCGAGCCGGAGCCCGAGCCCGAGCCGGAGCCGGAGCCGCCACCACCACCACCCCCTCCGCCGGTGCCGCCGGAGGCCGCCTTTGCCGTCGACGCGCCGTGCGCGGACGGGCTGTGCCGGGCGGCCACCAGCGAGGAGGTCACGTTCACGGACACGAGTTCCGGCACCGTCGCGCGGCGCTCCTGGGACTTCGGCGTCCCCGGAGGCAGGGCGCCGTCCGCCGCGACGGTGCGCCACGCCTGGTCCTCGCCCGGCTTCCACGAGGTCACCCTGACCGTCGGCGGCGCCGACCACGAGTCCATTGCATCGCGGGTCTTCCTGGTCGAAGCCGCAGACCCCGCTGGCGCCTGCGAGCCGGACGGCGAGACGATCTGTCTCCAGGACTCCCGCTACCAGGTGCGGGCCACTTGGAGCGATGCGGACGGTGAAACTCAGCCGGCGCGGGCGGTGCGCGCCGGCACGAACGATTCCGGCCTGCTCTGGTTCCACGATACCGAGAACTGGGAGGCGCTGGTCAAGGTGCTCGACGGTTGCGCGATCAACGGCGCGGACTGGGTGTTCGCCGCCTCGGCGACGACTCTGGGGTTCAGGATCGAGGTGACGGACACGGTGACCGCCGAGGTCAGGGAGTACAGCAACGAACCTGGCCGTCAGGCGGACGCGGTCGCCGACACGGCGGCCTTCACCGGCCGCTGCGCGAGCAGGTGA